The genomic window ACGACTGGAAGCCGGCCGTGAATCAGGGGTACGAGGTGCAGATTGACGACCGGGGCTTCGATCCGGCAACGAACGCCACCGGCGAGCCGTCGCACTTGACTGGTGCGGTGTATGCACTGGCTCCCGTTGAAAAGCTGCTCTCCAGACCCTTGGGGCAGTGGAATACATTCGAGATTCGGGCGGTCGGAAACAAGATCGATGTGTTCCTCAACGGCGCGAAGGCGACATCGTACACAGGAGATGGCAGCCGGCCTGCAAGCGGGCACATCGGGTTGCAGGCGCACCATGCAGGGTCACGCGTCTTGTTCCGCAATCTTCGCGTGCAGAAGCTCTAAGGCGGTCGAAAAACGGACTCGGATGGAGCGGGTTCCGGTGAGTCGCGAGTGACGTGGTCGTGCCCGTGATTTGAACCCTAAGACTTCGGTCTTGAGAGCACCGCGCGATTAAGTGGGCTACGTCCCAGGACGGCGAGCAGTCAAGAAGGCCTTCAGATCTGCTGGCGCGATTCGGGTCGCGTTCAGGACGCGGACGTGGCTCAGCTGTCCACGGGCGCAGAGCGTGTAAACGGTCGCCGTGCNNNNNNNNNNNNNNNNNNNNNNNNNNNNNNNNNNNNCGGTATGGGAGATTCGTGGATCGGGCCGCGTGACCGTCTCGAGTGAAATTGAAGCCTTGGGCTGAGAGTGCAACGCCGTGGAAGTTCGGGAATCCCGTCCTTCCGAATTGCCAAGGCGACGGTCGCCGGTTCGAAGGGTGCCCGCCGGGAACTTTGACCAGATCTTGTCCAAACTCGAGTGGACTCGTGGATCCCAGCGTGGACTTCGGTGGACTTCCTGCCCACACAACTCCTCGGAACGACTGAAAACATAAGTGGCGACGCCCGTCTGCCGGTTGGGTGAAATCGCCCTCATAACCCGAAGGTCGCAGGTTCAAATCCTGCCCCCGCAACCAAATCCAAGGCCCGGTCCCCTCGAAGAATTCTCTCGGGACCGGGCCTTGCCGGAGCGATGAGCGGCTTCTCAGCGATCCTCGGCGGAATCATCCTTGCGATCCTCATCATCGCCGCCAGCTTGTGCAGTGAGCAGATAGCGCCAGGCGTCGGTCAGGCTGGGGGTGCCATCGGGGCCGAGCGGGGTGCGGTCGTCCCTGGCGATGCTCAAGTGGAAGTCGGTACCCATCGGCGTCAATGGCGGGACCTGAGAGGGGAGATGAGGCGCGAGGTTCGTGACGAGCATGTGCGTGAAGTCGTACGGAGGCTCCATGTTCTCCGGAAACTTGTCGCCGCCGAAGGCGGTCATCCCGAGCAGGCCCCAACTCGCATGGATCGGCATGAAGAGTGGTTCGCGCTGATGTGCGAGGCCCCAATACCGATTCGCCGGCGTCACATCCGTTGAGACCCACGGAGCGCTCGCCGCGGTGGAACTGAAGCTATCGGGCACTGCGGAGAACAGCACCACGCGAGCCACGAGATGCGACTTCGCGATCAATGCGGCCTGGCCGCCTCCCAGGGAGTGCCCTCCGACCGCGATCCGTGACCACTTGGGCTCGCCATGCCGCAAGAATCGCGACCATCCTTCCTCGGGATAGTACTTGCCGAGGTATTGGAGCAGCTTCGGGAGCAAGTTGTAGATGCTTTTGGGGACCCCGGGGTGCACGACCGAGTGCTCTCGCGGCGTCCCATCGAGCATCTCGAGACGTGAATCCCGAAAGCAGGCGTTCGGATCGGCGACTCTGCAAGCAACTGCGAGGGCCGCGGTGCCGTTCGCGAATGCCAAGCCGACGACATGATAGCCGGCCCGTGCGGCCTCCATCTGAACGAGCCCGTAGCTCTTCGGAGGAATGCCATGGCCCGGCATGAACACGAGGAGCTTTTGGTTCCGTCGAGCGCTCGTGTCGACCCATGTAACGTGGTCGTTCAGGCCCGTAGCAATACAAGGAGTCTGGTCGCTCACGCCCGGGTCGCAAGGATCCGTCGCGGCTGGCCCGACGGTGTGCGTCAAGATTCCTTTGGGAATGTGTTCGTCCTGACCGTTCTCCTCTCCAGCGCTTTCGGACGCCTGCGTGTTCACGGCGCGAGCAGTCTCGCGTTCCGTATCCATGCCGCAGGCGACCATTGTCGCAACGAGGGCGCAGAGAAGCTCCTCTAAGTTCTGCTTCCGTTTCATGGTTCCTCCATTCTCGTATTGCAATGCCGGTACAGCGCGGCGTTCGGCCGCTCTGAAGGAGCTCGGGATCCCGAACGGGTCCTCCGAGCCCCCTACAAAGCAGAACGTAAATTTCGGCTGATCGGGGACAGGCCCTGCCGCGCTTGCTGTGTCGCCCCGCTCTAAGGCGACAGGCCTAATCGGCGCAGCAGGTCGCCAAAACGCGGGTCCGCGCGCACTGGGTCTAACATGGGCTCCACTTTCATCCGAACCAACCTCCACTCGCGATGGGCATAGGCCTTTTCAAGGGAGGCAAACGCTTGGTCGTTCTGACCTAACCCGGCATGGATGATTGCGATATCAGTCCAGGAAGAATGGGGTCCGTGTGAGGAGCGCGCGAGCTCCTCGAGCACTTGGTGCGCTTCGGCTTCTCTCCCTGCGCGGGCGTAGGCATGTGCAAGCGCCGACGCATACCGCGACATCGTGGGGGAGAGGGCGCTGGCTTTCTGGAATTCGGCAATTGCCTCCACGAAGGCCATCCTTCGCAAATACGTCCTGCCAAACTGGAAATGCACATAACTGAAATTGGCATCCATCTCCACGGTCTTCCGAAACCGTTCGATGGCGAGATCTTCTCGTCCTCCCTCCGCCAAAATCAGTCCAAGGCTGGTATTGATCGTGAGCGAAAAAGGGTCGAGTTGGTGGGCCTTGTTGCTTTCCGACAACGCTTCTTCGTGCCGACCGTGCGCAGAGAGGTATTCCGCATACCAATGGTGGGCGGTGGCATATCCGGGATTTAGCTCGATCGCGCGCCTGAACTCTCTCTCTGCAGCCGACCAGTCCCAGTCGAGATTCTCATGGATTCGCGCCAGCGAGGTATGCGCCTCGGCAAGCCCTTCGTCGAGCTCCAAGGCCCGGGTCGCCGCTTTTTTCGCTTTCGGCAAGACCTCTTGGGATGGCAACACGCTGTACATGGCCGCGAGGTTATAGGAGTCCGCCAACCCGGCGTAGGCGAGCGCGTAACCTGGATCTCGTTCGATCGCCTCGTCGAAGTAAGCAATCGCTTTGTGGAAGCCGTCTGCCGTCCTCTTGTTCCAGAAATAGCGACCCCTCGCGTATGCCTCATACGCGCCTGGATTCACTTGGGACGCCAAAGCGAAGCGGGTCTGTTCTCCCCGGGTCATCTGGATTTTGATCTGGTTGGCGATCGCCCGCGCTATCTCGCCCTGCAGCGCCAGGATGTCGCGCAAATCGCGCTCGTAATTTTCGGCCCAAAGTTGATGATCTCTGTGCGCGTCGATCAAATGCACCGAGATTCGAACGCGCTCGCCCACCCGGGCCGCTGTGCCCTCGACGACGGCGTCCACGTGCAGCTCTCGACTGATTTCGGATAGCGGGACTGTCCGTCCATTGTACCGCATCGCCGAAGTTCGAGAGATGACGCGCAATGCCGCGATCTGCGCCAAATGGCTTGTCAGCGCATCGGTGACTTCCTCCGCAAAATAGTCCGGACCCTGCGCCAGGTCTTGGGAAAGGCTTTCGAGCGGCAGCACGACAAGCGATCGGATGTGGCCCGCTGAAGCGCCGCGTTTGGCCCATTCAATCCGACCAAGCACCAACGCTGTCGCGAGGAGCATCAACGCCGTGACCAGAATGCGGCCCCGGGCCACGAAGCGCCGACGCCCGAGCTCGTCGAGCAGGCGGTCCATCGACTCGAAACGGTCCGCCCGGTCTGGACTCAATCCACGTCGAAGAAGCCGCCGCAGCCACGAAGGGACGCGGCTGGATTTTGGCGCATTGATTCTGCGCTCCTTGATGGCCGCGAGGAGGGCTCCAACGCTCTCCCCGGTGAACGGCAACTCGCCATAGAGCGACTGATGCAACGCCACGCAAAAGCTGAACTGGTCTGTCGTTGCATCCGCGGGTTCGTTGTTCAGCTGTTCGGGCGCCATGTACGCCGGAGTGCCGAGCAACTTACCCGGTTCGGTGAGCTGAGCGCCGAGCATCGCAAGGTGCGGTGACGATTTCGTGTCGTCGCCAGGCTGTTCGTTGGGAGCTGGATCCTCCGCCCCGAAATCGGCCCGCATCGGACGCGCCAACCCGAAGTCGAGCACGCGAGCGCGGCCGTCTTCGCCGAGCCACACGTTGTCTGGTTTGAAATCGCGGTGAACGATGCCCTTTGCGTGTGCCGCCGCGAGTCCCCTTCCCGCCTGCACAAAGATTCCCACGATATCGGACCACTTTCGCTTTTCAGCTGAGAGCCAGTCGCTGACGGTGCACCCCTCGATGTACTCCATCGCAATGAAGACCTGGTCTTTGAACGTACCCACGTCGTGGATGGCAATGACGTTGGGGTGCGTAACCTGAGCCAGGGACTGCGCTTCGCGTAGAAGTCGCGCTCGGCTTTCCCTCGGATCCATTCTTCCCGTTGGTTCCGGGCGGATCAGCTTGATCGCGACCTTTCGGCCCAACTCCGGATCATAGCCGGCATAAACCGCCCCCATGCCGCCGCTGCCGAGCTCTCGCTCGACGAGGTAACGCCCGAGGGCGGTGGGGGGCGCGGTGCCGGGACCGGCTTGCTTCACTCCTCCTTCCAACCCCTCCGCCAGTCCCTTGGCGACGAGCTGCGCGGCAGGTCGGGCAAGAAAGGTCCCGGCGTTTTGATCGGAGGCGAGAAGAGATTCCACATCTCGGCGCAGCTCGTCGTCTCCGGCAGACGCCTCGTCGAGGAAAGCGATGCGCTCGCTCTCTTTACGTGTCAGCACCAGGGATATCAATCGGTCGACTTGTCGAAACCGTTCCGGGGTCATCCGGGTCGCTCGTTGCTCAGCTCGCGATACAGCCAGGCTCTCGCCCAGCGCCATTCTCTTTTCACCGTTCTGGCCGAGAGACCGATCAGCTCCGCGATCTCTTCGACACTGAGACCGCCGAAGTACCTCAGCTCGACAATCTGACTTTTACGCGGATCGATCCCAGCCAATCCGGTCAGCGCGTCATGAACGGCGAGGATCTCCGCACTTCCCGGCTCTGCGCCTTCTTCCGCCTCGGTGAGCGACACTCGGACCGGATTGCCCCCGCGCTTGGCGGAGCCGCGCCCCCGGGCGTAGTCGACGAGGACGCAGCGCATCGCCCGCGAGGCAACGGCCACAAAGTGAGGTCGATCTTTCCACTCGGTCTCACGCCGGTGAGCGAGCTTGAGGTAGGCCTCGTTGACGAGATCCGTCGTCTGGAGCGTGTGACCCCGCCGGTGGCCAGCCAAGTGGCGTTTCGCAAGCCGGCGCAACTGTTCGTAAACCACCGGCATGAGTTGATCGACCGCCGGTTCGTCCGCCCTTTGCGCGTTCGTGAGCCGTCGATCCATCCCCGCCGTTGCCGCGATCATCGGCCGCACCTCTTTGGGCTAAGCATGGCCGGTCATAGCGCTTCCAGGCGAGAACGGTAAGACAGGATGTAAGCGCAAGAGGAGGTGGGTATCGGCACCGGCGACCCGCTTGTTCGCTCACCAGAAAAGGCGATGGGCTAACTAGATGAGCAACGGGCGACAGACCAGTCGCAGGGCGCGTATCAGATGTAGCCCTAGGTCGGCACTTTTCTGGGCTCCGGTATGCCCGCACTTCATTCAGACGTCCCGTGCCGCTGGCCTGATTGCGCTCTGCGGACCGCGCGAGAGCCGCTGATACGGAGGGCGATCGTGTCGGCTGTGTCTGAGTAGGAAATCGGCCCCCCGCAACCATCAAAACCTAGGCCCTGTCGGCCGTTAGCCGATGGGGCCTTCGTGTGTTCAGGCCCCCTTTCCGTCCACTTTGTCCAGATCTTGTCCAGAACCACCGCCGCGCTTCGCGACGCCGGCCTCGAGCCGCTTCACCGCCTCGCGCAGGTCGTCCTCCTCGATGATGTTGTAGCGATCGAAGACGGCCCTGGTGCGGTGTCCCGACATCTTCATCACGACCGACTCCGGCACTCCGCGCCGGCGGGCGTTGGTGACGAAGCTGCGCCGTAGGTCGTGAAGCCACACGCCCGTGAGCTTCGCCGCAGTGCACGCGCACGAAACATACGCCACCAGGATGGTCGGCTTGAGCTGATCCTCGGCGGCGGCGACGAACCGTTTGAAGGCCGCGTATCGTCCAGCACTGACCGGCGCACGTTGGGCTTGCGCAGCAGCTTCACCGCTCCGAGCGGATTGGACGCGAGTGAGCCGCACGCGACCGCGTAGTTGAGCATGCGCTTGAGCAGCTCAACTTCCTTGTCGAGCGTGGCCGGCGAGGGCGCCTTTTCCTGCGCGTCCTCTCCGCCAGCCTCCTCGTGCGGGACTCGTCGACGTCCTTCACCGTCAGGGCCGTAGCGAGCTTCTGCCCGAGATGCCGGTTCAGATGCTTTGCCCGGCCTTGCTCGGACGGCGCGAACTGCTCCGCCGTCTCGCGACGCTGGTCCCGCCGCCGCGGGCTCACCTCGTGCGCTACCACGGCGTCTTCGGGCCGGCCTCGAAGTGGCGAAAGGAGATCGTGCCAACGCCCTCGCCGAGTACGTGCCCCGCATACGCACCATGTGCGAGCGACGCGCCGGACACCTCCCACCCGCCGCCAGCGACCAAGCCTTTCCGGCCGCTCGATTCGCGCATTCCCTGCAGCGAGCTGCTCCTGCGCGTCTTCCGTGAAGACATCCTCGCTTGTCCCTGCGGCGGACGCCGCAAGGTCATCGCCTTCATCGACGATAAGCCGGTGATCGAGAGGATCCTCCGCCACCTCGGCCTGCCCACCACCGGCCCGCCCGCCGCTTCGGCTCGCCTCCCGGCGCCCGCCAAGGCCTCGCTCAGGCAAGACGACGTCCCCGAGCTGCAGCATCGCTGCGCTGACGGGCCGGCTCGTCCAACCTCTTGAATCCGGAGTGCGTGCGCTCCACGGAGCGGGCCGCTGGCATGCGGAGCAGGGCGGCGAGTTGCCACAACGATACTTATTCGACCTCTCCCTCCGCAGACGAGAAGAGAGCGACGCGTACGCCCAGGAGCGGCACAGGATCGCCCACCATCGTCTCAAAACACGCCGGATTGCAATCGCGGCAACGCGCGACGTGCATCAGCGTTTCGTCGCCACCTCCAGTGGAATGCGGAGGATCTGCGGCTTCGGGGCTGACGCGAGCGGGGTCTCGGACGTGTCGATCGCGGGAGCGCTCGCGACGGCGTAGAGCCATTCCTTCCCGACGGCAACGGTGGTCTGGTTGTACTCCGCGGGCGACCGCGCGTTCAGCGTGACGGTTCGCACGACCGACGCGCCATCCTTAGACAATTCGATCCGCACGATGCGCGCGAGATACGGCGAGCGCTGCACGCCGACCAGCGCTCCTTCGTGCCATGACAGCCCGTCGATGCTGTTCACGGCCGCGTCGCGCGGCACCGCCACCGGCTGCGACATCTGCGTGCGCAGGTCGAACCGGATCAACCCTTCGAGTGCTGCGACGTAGAGGTGCCGCTGGTCGGGCGCGAGCACGATGCCGTTCGGCAGCGACATCCGCGGGTGGCGAAAGAGCAGCGACAGCTTGCCGCCGTGCAACCGATAGACGGCGTTTTGCGGCGTGTCGGTGACGTAGACGTCGCCGCCGCGCGCCACCGCGAGATCGTTGAACCCGTGCAGGGATGGCCGTTCGTCGAGCCACGCCTGCTGAACCAGCTTGCCCGTTTCGAGGCTGTACGCGATGACGCCGGAAATCCCCGCGTCCGGCTTGCCCTGCGTGGCGCTGAACAGCTCCGGGTACACGCAGGTCGCGGCCCATAGCAGCCGCCGCCGGGCGTCCACCTTGATGCCCAGGACTTCGCGCAGCGCTCCGCCCCGGGGCACGAACGTGGATACGGTGCCGGCGGGATCGATCTGTAGGATTTCACCGTGCGTCGTGCCGGTGAACACGCGCCGCGTGGCGGGGTCGTATTCCACGCCTTCGGGCTGCGCCGTGGCGTCAGGAAGGACGGCGAACACCTCGGCACGTGGAACGGCCGCGAGATTCCGGCGCGCGCGGACGGAAAGATCATCCAACTCGACGGAAGCAGGGAGCGCCTGGAATTCCTGAACGCGCTGCACCTCGAGGCCGGCGCCGCGTTCGATGGCTTGCCGCAGCAGCCCGACAGCATCCGTGGCGTGCCCGTTCGCGGCTTGGGCACGGGCCATGCTGATGAGCAGGTCGGGATGATCGGGAACGTGCGCGAGCGCCTGCTGTCCTTCCGCGAGCCAGGTCTTCGCGTCGCCGGCCTGCCGGGCTTTTCTTGCAGCCAGGACATGATCGACGATCGAGGCGCCGCCAATCAGCAGAATCGCGGTGAGGACGTGTCCCATGCGCTCACCGAACAGCCGGAGCGTTCGCCCATTCCCGCCGGCACAAGGCGGATTCACAGTGCGCGGCCGCTCCACCGAGCGGGCCGCTGGCATGCGGAGCAGGGCGGCGAGTTGCCAGTCTTATCCGACCTCTCATCCGATCGGGAAGCAACTGAACGGTGCTCTCGAACCTCACGCATTCGAGATCACCGTAGTCGCAGGCTGCGTACAGACGTCCGCGACAGTTAGGCGATCGTCCGGGACGGTGGCGATGGAAGCGGGCACGGAGCGTTCTGAGCGCGTCGCTCCTGCGTCAGTAAACGGGGTGCATTCCACGTTCCATGCTCCTTGGCCCGCTTGGGGACTCGACAATTAACAAGTCGTGATCTTGACACATGTATCCTTAACGCGCAGTCTAGTTCACGATGCTATCGGACCGCCAGGTCGTGGAGCTCTTTCACCTGCACTTCGTCCGGCTCCTTTGCTCGGGGCCTGACAAGGATCGCTTCGCCATCAAGGGCGGCTGCAACCTGCGCTTCTTCTTCGAGAGCGTCCGCTACTCGGAGGACATCGACCTCGACGTCGAGCGCGTCCCCGTCCAAACGCTGAAGGAGAAGGTCGGCAAGATCCTGGAAGGGCCCGCGCTGCGGCTGCCGCTCAAGAGCCGCGGCATCTCGGTGCGTGAGGTCAGCGCGCCGAAGCAGACGGAGACGACGCAACGCTGGAAGCTCGGCGTGACTGCCGAAGGCCGCTCGTTGCCTCTGCACACGAAGATCGAATTCTCGCGGCGGAAGACGACGGAGCAGGCGAAGGTCGAGCCAGTCGCGGCGAGCGTGCTGGCCGATTACCAACTCATGCCGCTTCTCGCGCCGCGCTACCCACTCGACGCAGCGCTGCGGCAGAAGGTCGGGGCACTCGTAGGCCGCAGCTCCGTCCAGGCGCGCGACGTGTTCGACCTGGTCGTGCTCCTCTCCAAGGCGGCGGGGAAGGTGGACGCGCTGCGCCCCATTCGCAGCCAGGTCCCGAAAGCCATTGAGCGTTCAATGGAGGTCTCGTACGCAGAGTTCAAGTCCCAGGTCGCGTCTTACCTGAAGCCCGAGCACCAGGACGAATATGGCACCCGCAAGGCCTGGGATGCCATGCAGGCGCAGGTGATCGAGCAGTTCGAGAAGGTGCCCGCATGAACGCGAGCGAGGCGCTGGGTCGGCTCAAGAGGCTCCGCGTGCCAGCCGCAACCACCGCCGACGCGGCCGCGGTGCTCGGGGTATCGGGTGAGGCGGCCAGCCATATGCTGCGGAGGCTTGCACGGTCGGGGCTGGTAACGCCGCTCCGCAAGGGCGTTTGGGCGCTGGCCGACCGACCCGATCCGCTCGCCCTGGCCGAGTACGTGACGACGCCATACCCGAGCTACTTGTCGCTGCAGACGGCGCTCTACCAGCACGGAATGATCGAGCAGATCCCCTCGATGATCTTCCTCGTCTCGCTCGCGCGCAGCGGCCGGGTCGAGACGGGGCTCGGAACCTACAGTGTGCATCACGTGCAACCAGCCTTCTTCGATGGCTTCGAGTCGCTTCCGGACTCGGGCATCAAGCTCGCGGCGCCTGAGAAGGCGCTCGTCGATTTTCTGTATCTCTCTCCGACGCGCAGCCGGCTGTTCGCTGCGCTTCCCGAAGTCGAGCTCCCGCGTGGCTTCCGGCGCAGCGTGGCCCGCGAATGGGCCGGGCGCATTCCTTCCCAACGGCTGAGAACCATCGTCGCGCGCACGCTCGACGACGTGCTCGCGCGAGGCACCAGAGTGGGCCGCAAAATTTGACCAGATCTTGTCCAAACTGGAGGGCACTCGTGAGTTTTGGCGTTGACCCACGTCGACCCCGCAGCTTCGCCCTCGGTTCCAACGAACTATCATTGATCACGCACGGGTTTTCCACGTTCGCGGTCCTCGAAACTCGCCAGGGCCGAGGATCTGTTTCCATAGGCCGGGAGCGCAGCCTGGAAAGCTGGAGTCGGATCTCCTCTTACTAAAGAGCGCGACGCGCGCCCAATTCCTGCAGCAGCGTGAGCACGTCGAGGTCGGTCCAGTCGCGCGGACCGGCGAACTTGAGTCGCAGGTTGCCGCTCGCGTCGACGAGGTAGCTTTCGGGGAACTTCGTCGTTCCCCAGGAGCGCGAGACGATGGCGCCTCGATCGAGCGCCACCGAATAGGGTGGCTTGCGGCCGGCGAAGAACTTGTCCACGGCGTCCCAACCGTCGTCGGCGCTGACAGCGACGAGCTGGAACGAGTCACGGGAAAACATCGTGGCCAGCTCACGCAGGCTGGGCTCCTCGGCGCGGCACGGCGGGCACCAGCTGGTCCAGAAGGTCACCAGGACCACCTTGCCTTTGAGCTGCTCGAAGTCGAGCGTTTCCCCGTCCCGCATCGGCAAGGCGAAGGCGATCGCGGCCTCGCGTGGAAGCTCGCGGGCATCGAGGGTGGCGCGGGCCTGTTCGAGCTCGCTGATCGTCTCGAGTGAGACCTTCCTCGCTGCGAATGTCCCGACCGCCACCACCAGGCAGACTGCAAGACTCCATTTCAGTCGGGTGTTCATCGAGTCCTCGCGGAAGCGAGTGCATCAATCAGGCCCATCCCGACAGCCGGGATGCTCGAGAGACGGACGAAATGATTGCGAGTGGGCTAACGAACGCGCAAATTTTGCGTGCCTAGCCAGACGTTCACGAAGATCGGATCGACGACGCATTCGTCGAGATGCTAGCGTCGCCGGACGATGGGCGGCGCGAGTCTGGCCGGCGTGGTTCTCGGCGCCCTGTTGGGCGCGGCCGTCGGGATCGGAGGCTACACCTTCGTCTACGCGCGCGGTTACAGCTACCTGATCGACGATCCCCAAGCCTGCATGAACTGTCACGTGATGCGCGAGCAGTTCGATGGCTGGGTGAAGTCGAGCCATCGCTCGGTCGCGACCTGCAATTCCTGCCACACGCCGCACCGCTTCTTCGCGAAGTGGTTCGTCAAGGCCGAGAACGGGTTTCGCCACTCGTTCGCTTTCACCACCGGGCGCTTTCCCGAGCCCATCCGAATCGTTCCGGCGGACTTGAAGGTCACCGAGTCGACGTGTCGCAGTTGCCACGCCGCCATCGTGGACGCGATCGATTCACAGCACGCGCCGGGACGCGAGCTGTCGTGCGTCCGCTGCCACCGCAACGTGGGGCACTTGCACGCAGGAGAGTGACATGGCCGAGCCAGGTTCCCGTCGCATCACGCCGACCGGGTTGGCGGTCGTCTTCGCCGCGATCGCCGTCGCTGCGCTGGTCGCGCTGCTCGTCAACATCTTCACGCGCAAGCAAGAAGCCCAGAATCCGTTCTATCGCGTGGTCGAGTTGACCGAGACCACGGAGGACCCCGCGCTCTGGGGAAAGAACTTTCCCCTACAGTACGATCAGTATCTGCGAACCATCGATCAGGTCCGCACCAAATACGGTGGCAGCGAGGCATTGCCGCGCACTCCGACGCAGGCAGATCCACGCTCGGTCGTCGCGCGCTCGCGCCTCGAGCGCGACCCGCGATTGACGACGATCTATGCCGGGTACGCATTCTCGAAGGACTTCCGCGAACGCCGCGGCCACGCCTACATGCTCGAGGACCAGATCTTCACCGGCCGCCAGCAGGCCGTGCAGCAGCCGGGAACGTGTCTGCATTGCCACGGGT from Deltaproteobacteria bacterium includes these protein-coding regions:
- a CDS encoding DUF1080 domain-containing protein translates to DWKPAVNQGYEVQIDDRGFDPATNATGEPSHLTGAVYALAPVEKLLSRPLGQWNTFEIRAVGNKIDVFLNGAKATSYTGDGSRPASGHIGLQAHHAGSRVLFRNLRVQKL
- a CDS encoding tetratricopeptide repeat protein, yielding MALGESLAVSRAEQRATRMTPERFRQVDRLISLVLTRKESERIAFLDEASAGDDELRRDVESLLASDQNAGTFLARPAAQLVAKGLAEGLEGGVKQAGPGTAPPTALGRYLVERELGSGGMGAVYAGYDPELGRKVAIKLIRPEPTGRMDPRESRARLLREAQSLAQVTHPNVIAIHDVGTFKDQVFIAMEYIEGCTVSDWLSAEKRKWSDIVGIFVQAGRGLAAAHAKGIVHRDFKPDNVWLGEDGRARVLDFGLARPMRADFGAEDPAPNEQPGDDTKSSPHLAMLGAQLTEPGKLLGTPAYMAPEQLNNEPADATTDQFSFCVALHQSLYGELPFTGESVGALLAAIKERRINAPKSSRVPSWLRRLLRRGLSPDRADRFESMDRLLDELGRRRFVARGRILVTALMLLATALVLGRIEWAKRGASAGHIRSLVVLPLESLSQDLAQGPDYFAEEVTDALTSHLAQIAALRVISRTSAMRYNGRTVPLSEISRELHVDAVVEGTAARVGERVRISVHLIDAHRDHQLWAENYERDLRDILALQGEIARAIANQIKIQMTRGEQTRFALASQVNPGAYEAYARGRYFWNKRTADGFHKAIAYFDEAIERDPGYALAYAGLADSYNLAAMYSVLPSQEVLPKAKKAATRALELDEGLAEAHTSLARIHENLDWDWSAAEREFRRAIELNPGYATAHHWYAEYLSAHGRHEEALSESNKAHQLDPFSLTINTSLGLILAEGGREDLAIERFRKTVEMDANFSYVHFQFGRTYLRRMAFVEAIAEFQKASALSPTMSRYASALAHAYARAGREAEAHQVLEELARSSHGPHSSWTDIAIIHAGLGQNDQAFASLEKAYAHREWRLVRMKVEPMLDPVRADPRFGDLLRRLGLSP
- a CDS encoding sigma-70 family RNA polymerase sigma factor; this translates as MIAATAGMDRRLTNAQRADEPAVDQLMPVVYEQLRRLAKRHLAGHRRGHTLQTTDLVNEAYLKLAHRRETEWKDRPHFVAVASRAMRCVLVDYARGRGSAKRGGNPVRVSLTEAEEGAEPGSAEILAVHDALTGLAGIDPRKSQIVELRYFGGLSVEEIAELIGLSARTVKREWRWARAWLYRELSNERPG
- a CDS encoding nucleotidyl transferase AbiEii/AbiGii toxin family protein gives rise to the protein MLSDRQVVELFHLHFVRLLCSGPDKDRFAIKGGCNLRFFFESVRYSEDIDLDVERVPVQTLKEKVGKILEGPALRLPLKSRGISVREVSAPKQTETTQRWKLGVTAEGRSLPLHTKIEFSRRKTTEQAKVEPVAASVLADYQLMPLLAPRYPLDAALRQKVGALVGRSSVQARDVFDLVVLLSKAAGKVDALRPIRSQVPKAIERSMEVSYAEFKSQVASYLKPEHQDEYGTRKAWDAMQAQVIEQFEKVPA
- a CDS encoding TlpA family protein disulfide reductase, whose product is MNTRLKWSLAVCLVVAVGTFAARKVSLETISELEQARATLDARELPREAAIAFALPMRDGETLDFEQLKGKVVLVTFWTSWCPPCRAEEPSLRELATMFSRDSFQLVAVSADDGWDAVDKFFAGRKPPYSVALDRGAIVSRSWGTTKFPESYLVDASGNLRLKFAGPRDWTDLDVLTLLQELGARRAL
- the nrfH gene encoding cytochrome c nitrite reductase small subunit, giving the protein MGGASLAGVVLGALLGAAVGIGGYTFVYARGYSYLIDDPQACMNCHVMREQFDGWVKSSHRSVATCNSCHTPHRFFAKWFVKAENGFRHSFAFTTGRFPEPIRIVPADLKVTESTCRSCHAAIVDAIDSQHAPGRELSCVRCHRNVGHLHAGE